From one Macaca nemestrina isolate mMacNem1 chromosome 3, mMacNem.hap1, whole genome shotgun sequence genomic stretch:
- the LOC105487777 gene encoding ubiquitin-conjugating enzyme E2 D2-like, with product MALKRIHKELNDLAWDLPAQCSAGLVGEDMFHWQVTIMGPNDSPYQGGVFFLTIHFPTEYPFKPPKVAFTRIYHPNINSNGSICLDILRSQWSPALTISKVLLSICSLLCDPNPDDPLVPEIARIYKTDREKYNRIAREWTQKYAM from the exons ATGGCTCTGAAGAGAATCCACAAGGAATTGAATGATCTGGCATGGGACCTTCCAGCACAGTGTTCAGCAGGTCTTGTTGGAGAAGATATGTTCCACTGGCAAGTTACAATAATGGGGCCAAATGACAGTCCCTATCAGGGTGGAGTATTTTTCTTGACAATTCATTTCCCAACAGAATACCCCTTCAAACCACCTAAGGTTGCATTTACAAGAATTTATCATCCAAATATTAACAGTAATGGCAGCATTTGTCTTGATATTCTACGGTCACAGTGGTCTCcagcact caCTATTTCAAAAGTACTCTTGTCCATCTGTTCTCTGTTGTGTGATCCCAATCCAGATGATCCTTTAGTGCCTGAGATTGCTCGGATCTACAAAACAGATAGAGAAAAGTACAACAGAATAGCTCGGGAATGGACTCAGAAGTATGCGatgtaa